Proteins encoded within one genomic window of Panicum virgatum strain AP13 chromosome 1N, P.virgatum_v5, whole genome shotgun sequence:
- the LOC120656294 gene encoding NAC domain-containing protein 73-like isoform X2 — protein sequence MARSWLITGRGIAKKIRYTSPNANHRISELIAEARRECPNCSHVIDNSDVAMQWPGLPAGVKFDPSDSELLEHLEEKVGLGGSNPHVLIDEFIPTIDNDEGICYSHPENLPGMKTDGTSAHFFHRLSKAYNCGKRKRRRVISCSDNTVTDDHVRWHKTGRSKPIYDDGVKKGWKEIMVLYKSSQRGGKPDRAHWVMHQYHLGEEEDEKDGDLVVSKIFYQMPNKSMGASETETAYDEPDASASVIGPKTPKTNTPQPRHPNNSPCETKQNASILQDQDEEEPTISIVSLEDDAVNPAWCAGAEEQQAVGGASRAQLNPDEPLLCREDPNSLNDKALFPLDYPILSQYRTEILDGNLNTFYGLPDLHNVDLGTPPDLQIGDLQFGSQESLGSWLDRI from the exons ATGGCGAG GTCATGGCTGATAACTGGCAGGGGCATTGCTAAGAAAATAAGATACACATCTCCTAATGCTAATCACAGAATAAGTGAGTTGATTGCAGAAGCACGGAGGGAATGTCCGAACTGCAGTCATGTCATTGATAACAGTGAT GTTGCCATGCAGTGGCCTGGGCTGCCTGCTGGAGTCAAGTTTGATCCATCTGATTCGGAGTTGCTTGAACATTTAGAAGAAAAAGTTGGCCTGGGAGGTTCGAACCCGCATGTGCTTATTGATGAATTTATTCCAACTATAGATAACGATGAAGGAATCTGCTATTCACATCCTGAAAATCTTCCTG GTATGAAAACAGATGGTACCAGCGCTCATTTCTTCCATAGACTTTCAAAAGCCTATAATTGTGGCAAGCGCAAGCGTCGAAGGGTCATAAGCTGCAGTGATAACACCGTTACTGATGACCATGTGAGATGGCACAAGACAGGGAGATCCAAACCCATATATGACGATGGTGTTAAGAAAGGTTGGAAGGAGATAATGGTGCTGTACAAAAGTTCGCAGAGAGGTGGAAAACCTGATAGAGCTCACTGGGTAATGCATCAGTATCAccttggagaagaggaagatgaAAAGGATGGGGATCTTGTTGTTTCCAAAATCTTCTACCAAATGCCAAATAAGAGTATGGGAGCTTCTGAGACAGAAACTGCTTATGATGAACCTGATGCATCTGCTTCAGTGATTGGTCCTAAAACTCCAAAGACAAATACCCCACAGCCACGTCATCCTAACAATAGTCCATGTGAAACTAAGCAGAATGCTTCCATCCTGCAGGATCAG GACGAAGAAGAGCCTACCATTTCTATTGTTAGCCTGGAGGATGATGCAGTGAACCCTGCATGGTGTGCTGGAGCTGAAGAACAGCAGGCTGTTGGAGGGGCATCTCGTGCTCAGCTGAACCCAGACGAACCTCTGCTCTGCCGTGAAGATCCAAATTCCTTAAACGACAAAGCATTGTTTCCCTTGGACTACCCGATTCTGTCCCAATACAGGACAGAGATCCTTGACGGGAACCTGAACACGTTTTACGGGTTACCTGATCTTCATAATGTGGATCTTGGAACGCCTCCAGATCTTCAGATTGGT GACTTGCAATTTGGTTCTCAGGAAAGCCTTGGCAGCTGGCTGGACCGCATCTAG
- the LOC120656294 gene encoding NAC domain-containing protein 73-like isoform X1 — translation MARSWLITGRGIAKKIRYTSPNANHRISELIAEARRECPNCSHVIDNSDVAMQWPGLPAGVKFDPSDSELLEHLEEKVGLGGSNPHVLIDEFIPTIDNDEGICYSHPENLPGMKTDGTSAHFFHRLSKAYNCGKRKRRRVISCSDNTVTDDHVRWHKTGRSKPIYDDGVKKGWKEIMVLYKSSQRGGKPDRAHWVMHQYHLGEEEDEKDGDLVVSKIFYQMPNKSMGASETETAYDEPDASASVIGPKTPKTNTPQPRHPNNSPCETKQNASILQDQLLLQDEEEPTISIVSLEDDAVNPAWCAGAEEQQAVGGASRAQLNPDEPLLCREDPNSLNDKALFPLDYPILSQYRTEILDGNLNTFYGLPDLHNVDLGTPPDLQIGDLQFGSQESLGSWLDRI, via the exons ATGGCGAG GTCATGGCTGATAACTGGCAGGGGCATTGCTAAGAAAATAAGATACACATCTCCTAATGCTAATCACAGAATAAGTGAGTTGATTGCAGAAGCACGGAGGGAATGTCCGAACTGCAGTCATGTCATTGATAACAGTGAT GTTGCCATGCAGTGGCCTGGGCTGCCTGCTGGAGTCAAGTTTGATCCATCTGATTCGGAGTTGCTTGAACATTTAGAAGAAAAAGTTGGCCTGGGAGGTTCGAACCCGCATGTGCTTATTGATGAATTTATTCCAACTATAGATAACGATGAAGGAATCTGCTATTCACATCCTGAAAATCTTCCTG GTATGAAAACAGATGGTACCAGCGCTCATTTCTTCCATAGACTTTCAAAAGCCTATAATTGTGGCAAGCGCAAGCGTCGAAGGGTCATAAGCTGCAGTGATAACACCGTTACTGATGACCATGTGAGATGGCACAAGACAGGGAGATCCAAACCCATATATGACGATGGTGTTAAGAAAGGTTGGAAGGAGATAATGGTGCTGTACAAAAGTTCGCAGAGAGGTGGAAAACCTGATAGAGCTCACTGGGTAATGCATCAGTATCAccttggagaagaggaagatgaAAAGGATGGGGATCTTGTTGTTTCCAAAATCTTCTACCAAATGCCAAATAAGAGTATGGGAGCTTCTGAGACAGAAACTGCTTATGATGAACCTGATGCATCTGCTTCAGTGATTGGTCCTAAAACTCCAAAGACAAATACCCCACAGCCACGTCATCCTAACAATAGTCCATGTGAAACTAAGCAGAATGCTTCCATCCTGCAGGATCAG CTACTACTGCAGGACGAAGAAGAGCCTACCATTTCTATTGTTAGCCTGGAGGATGATGCAGTGAACCCTGCATGGTGTGCTGGAGCTGAAGAACAGCAGGCTGTTGGAGGGGCATCTCGTGCTCAGCTGAACCCAGACGAACCTCTGCTCTGCCGTGAAGATCCAAATTCCTTAAACGACAAAGCATTGTTTCCCTTGGACTACCCGATTCTGTCCCAATACAGGACAGAGATCCTTGACGGGAACCTGAACACGTTTTACGGGTTACCTGATCTTCATAATGTGGATCTTGGAACGCCTCCAGATCTTCAGATTGGT GACTTGCAATTTGGTTCTCAGGAAAGCCTTGGCAGCTGGCTGGACCGCATCTAG